The Pseudomonas sp. PDM14 genomic interval GCCGCTGATCGCCCTGCTCGCCCTTGCCGGCTGCAACAGCCAGGCCGATAGCACGGCGAATACCACAACCGCGCCGCGGCTGGTACTCGCCGCCCCGGTGGAGCCCGCCGCGCAGCATGCGGCGGTTTATACCGGCGTGGTCGCCGCGCGGACCGAGAGCAACCTCGGCTTTCGGGTCGCCGGCAAGGTGATCGAACGCAAGGTCGATCCAGGTATGCGCGTGCGCCGGGGCGATACGCTTCTGGTGCTGGACATCGAGGATTTCGAGCTGGCCCTGCGCGCGGCGAACAACCGCGTACAGGCGGCACGGGCCGAGTTGAATCAGGCCCGTGACGATGCCCGGCGCTATCAGCGACTGGTCAGCAGCGGTGCGATCTCCAAGCAGATCTTCGACCAGGCGGCGACGCGCCTGCGGGTCGCCGAGGCCGACCTGGCAGCCGCCAGCTCGGATGCCAACCAGGTGCAGAACCGCCGCAGCTACTCGACCCTCAAGGCCGACGCCGACGGGGTGATCACCGAGGTGCAGGTCGACCGTGGCCAGGTCGTGGGCGAAGGGCAGATCGTCGCCCGTCTTGCCCATGACGGCGCCCGCGAGGCGGTGATCGACATCCCGGAAACCCAGCGCGAACTGGCCGGCAACGCAGCCCAGGCGGCGCTGTTCAGCACGCCGGCGGTGAGCGTTGCCGCGCGGCTGCGCGAGCTGTCTGCCGCGGCCGATCCGGCGACCCGTACCTTTCGCGCGCGCTACATTCTCGACGGTGCCAGCGAGCCGTTCCCTATTGGCTCGACCATCACCCTGCGCCTGGCCAGCGACAGCGCCACGCAGCAGGTCCGGGTGCCGCTCGGCGCGCTGTACGACGCAGGCAAGGGAAGCGGTGTGTGGCTGATCGACGATGAGGACCGCGTGCACTTCAAGCCCGTGCAGGTCGTGCGTCTGGAACAGGAACACGCGCTGCTCGGCGCGGGCGTGAACAGCGGCCAGCGCGTTGTCGCGCTCGGCGCGCACCTGCTGCACGAGGGCGACCCGGTTCGGCTGCTGCCCGGCCAGGCACTCGCCCTGGCCAATGCCGCACAAGGAAAACCCTGACATGCGCGGCCTCAACCTTTCGGAAATCGCGGTACGCAATCCGGCGGTCACCCTGTTCCTGATCATCGCCGTGCTGGCGTCGGGCATCTTCGCCTTCGGCAAGCTGGGGCGCGCCGAAGACCCGTCCTTCACCGTCAAGGTGATGACCGTCACCGCCGCCTGGCCCGGCGCCACAGCCCGGGAGATGCAGGAACAGGTGGCGGACCGCCTGGAAAAGCGCCTGCAGGAGCTGGACTACTACGACCGCGTCGAAACCATCGCCCAACCGGGCTTCGTCTCGATGAAGGTGATGTTTCTCGACTCGACCCCGCCCGGTGCCATACAGGACGTGTTCTACCAGACCCGCAAGAAACTAGGCGATGAAGCCAGCCGCCTGCCGCAGGGCGTGGCCGGCCCCTTCTTCAACGATGAATATTCCGACGTGTACTTCGCCCTCTACGCCCTGGAAGCCGAGCAGTTACCGCACCGGCAACTGGTCAGCATGGCCGAGGAACTGCGCCAGGGATTTCTGCACCTGCCCGGGGTGAAGAAGGTCAACATCCTTGGTGAGCAGGCCCAACGCGTGTTCGTCGAATTCTCCTACGAGCGTCTGGCCACGCTGGGCATCAAGCCCGAGCAGATCTTCGAGGCGCTGGCCAAGCAAAACAACGTGGCGCCCTCCGGCTTCGTCGAAACCAGCGGGCCACGTGCCTACATCCGCCTCGACGGTGCCTTCGACAGCCTGACGCAGATCGAAAACGTGCCACTGCTGGCCAACGGCAAGGTCTTGCGCATTGCCGATGTCGCCAGCGTGCGGCGCGGCTACGAAGACCCGCCCACCTACCGCATTCGCCACCAGGGCACGCCGGCGCTGATGCTCGGCGTGATCATGCAGAAGCACTTCAACGGCCTCGACCTCGACAAGGCGCTCAAGGACGAGGAAGCGCGCCTCCATGCCCAACTGCCTTTGGGCGTGACCTTCGACAAGGTCGCCGACCAGGCCAGCAAGATTCGCCTGGCGGTCAACGAGTTCATGATCAAGTTCTTCGTCGCCCTCGCCGTGGTCATGTTCATCAGCCTGCTCGCGCTGGGCTTTCGCGTCGGCCTGGTGGTCGCCGCGGCGGTACCGCTGACCCTGTCGATCGTCTTCGTGATCATGCTGATGAGCGGCCGCGAGTTCGACCGCATCACCCTCGGCGCGCTGATCCTGTCCCTCGGCCTGCTGGTGGACGACGCCATCATCGCCATCGAGATGATGGTGGTGAAGCTGGAGGAAGGCCTCGACCGCATTTCCGCGGCCACCTACGCCTGGAGCTCGACCGCCGCACCGATGCTCACCGGCACCCTGGTGACCATCATCGGCTTCCTGCCGGTGGGCTTCGCCAAGTCCGGCGCCGGCGAGTACGCCGGCAACATCTTCTGGATCGTCGGCTTCGCCCTGATCGCCTCCTGGCTGGTGGCCGTGGTATTCACGCCCTACCTGGGGGTGAAGCTGCTACCCGCCATCAAGCCGGTAGCCGGCGGCCACGACGCGATCTACGCCAGCCCCGGCTATGCCCGGCTGCGCCGCATGGTCGAGGCCTGCGTGCGCCATCGCTATCTGGTCACCGGCCTGGTGGTCGGTGCATTCGTGCTGTGCATCCTCGGCATGGGCGTGGTGAAGAAGCAGTTCTTCCCCAACTCGGACCGCTCCGAGCTGATGCTCGAGGTCTACATGCCACCGGGCAGCGCCTTCAAGGCCACCGAAGCGGTGGTCGAACAGCTGGAACAGGCCCTGCGCCAGGAACCCCAGGCCAAGCTGGTGGATGCCTACATCGGTGGCGGCCCGCCGCGTTTCTTCCTCTCGCTCAACCCGGAACTGCCCGATCCGGCCTTCGCCAAGCTGGTGGTGCAGACCGACAGTGCCACGGAGCGCGAAGCGCTCAAGCTGCGCATGCGCCAACGCATCGCCGCCGGTGAGTTTCCCTCGGCCAGGGTGCGGGTCACACAGCTGCTGTTCGGTCCGCCCGTGCCCTTCCCGGTGGTCTTCCGCCTCTCCGGGCCGGACGTCGACGTGCTGCGCGGCATCGCCGCCGAGGCACGCACCATCGTCGAAGCCAACCCGCTCACCCGCGACACCTTCATCGACTGGGGCGAGCGCAGCAGTGGCTACCGCCTGGTGCTCGACCAGGACCGCCTGCGCCTGCTCGGCTTTACCCCGGCGGAGGTTAAATCCCAGGTCAATGCCCTGCTCAGCGGCAACCCGATCACCCAGGTTCGCGAAGGCACGCGCAGCGTTTCGGTGATGGTTCGCGCCCTCGGCGTGCAGCGCGAACAGCTGGGCAGCATCGACGACCTGACCATCACCAACGCCGCCGGCCTGTCCGTGCCGCTGCAACAGGTCGGGCACTTCCAGCCGGTGATGGAGGAGCCGATCCTCAAGCGACGCAACCGCGAGATCACCTTCGAAGTGCGCGCCGACATCATCGATGGCACCCAGCCGCCGGACGCCGAACTGTCCGCCTATGCCGACCTGCAGCCGCTGATCGCCGCCCTGCCCGCCGGCTATCACCTGGCCATCGGCGGCCCGGTGGAAGAAAGCGGCAAGGCCAACAAGGCGCTTGCCGTGCTGTTCCCGATCATGATCCTGCTGATGCTGGTGGTGATCATGTTCCAGGTGCGCTCGTTCGGCGTGATGTTCATGGTCTTCGCCACCGCACCGCTCGGCCTGATCGGCGCAGTGCCGAGCCTGTTGCTGTTCAACCAGCCGTTCGGCTTCAACGCCATCCTCGCGCTGATCGGCATCGGCGGCATTCTCATGCGCAACACGCTGATCTTCACCGACCAGATTCGCCAGAACCAGGATCACGGCATGCCGATACGCGAGGCGATCATCGAGGCCACGGTCCGCCGCGCGCGCCCGGTGATCCTCACTGCGCTGGCCGCCGCACTGGCGTTCATCCCGCTGACGTTCTCGGTGTTCTGGTCGTCGCTGGCCTACGTACTGATTGGCGGCGTACTGGTGGGCACGCTGCTCACCCTGCTGTTCCTGCCGGCGCTGTGCACACTGGTTCTCGCGCGCAAGAGGCAGCCCGGCACTTTCACAGAAACGACGAGTCTGAGCCTGTAAGCAGGTAAGATGACGCCCAGCATTCCAAAGCACTCGACGGAACCCAGCCATGCGCTACTCGGAAGACCACAAAGCCAAGACCCACCAACGCATCATCGAGGAGGCCGCGCGCCTGTTTCGCCGCGACGGTGTCGGCGCCACCGGGCTGCAGCCGCTGATGAAAACCCTGGGGCTGACCCACGGCGGTTTCTACGCGCACTTCAAGTCCAAGGACGAGCTGGTGGAAACGGCGCTACGCCACTCGGTCGATACGCTACGGGTCAGCGCTGGCGAAAACGCCAGCGGCCCGAAGCCCCTGGCCGGTTTCATCAAGTTCTACCTGTCCAGCGCGCACCGCAACGATCCCGGTGCCGGTTGCCCACTGCCGACCATGTCCTCCGAACTGGGCCAGCGTGGGCAGCCAAGCCCGATCACCGACGAGATGGTCAGGAACCGCCTGGAGATGATCGCGGCCGAACTGGCGAACGACGATGCCGACGAGCAAAGCGTGCTGATGTTCTGCGCCATGGTCGGTGCGCTGAGTCTGTCGCGCAGCGTCAGCGATCCCGAGCTGTCCGATCGCCTGCTCAAGACCACGCGCAAGCTGCTCCTCGATCAGGTCGACACTGCACAGACCGCGTAATCCGAGCCGATTCGCCAGAAGCCCCGCCAAGCAATTCGCGGGACTTTTGCGTTTTTGCCTGCAGGCCAGATACCGCGGCGGCTGCAGCGCCCTCACGGCCACGCAATCGCGCCTAAGCTAATATCAAAAAAGTATTTATTTTAATTTTCTTAGATCGTTTAGCTTCTCTCCACCGGACCACCGGACATTCATCAAAACCAAGAATCTGTCCCGTGATCCGGCTCCTTTCAGCCGGGCGCTGCTAGGAGCAACTGTCATGATCAACACCCTCTTTCCCCGCCGCCTGCTGGCCACGCTGACCTTCGCCGGTCTGGCGTTCGGCGCGCAGGCCGCCGATTTCACCGTTGCCTACCAGACCACTGTCGACCCGGCCAAAGTCGCCCAGGCCGATGGCGCCTACGAGAAAGCCAGCAAGTCCGAGATCGACTGGCGCAAATTCGACGGCGGCGCCGAAGTGATCACCGCCGTAGCGTCCGGCGACGTACAGATCGGCTACGTCGGCTCCAGCCCGCTGGCTGCCGCCGCCACCCGCCAGCTGCCGGTGCAGACCTTTCTCATCGCCACCCAGATCGGCGCAGCTGAAGCCCTGGTCGCCCGTGACGGCAGCGGCATCAGCAAACCCGAAGACCTGATCGGCAAGAAAGTCGCCGTGCCGTTCGTGTCCACCGGCCACTACAGCCTGCTCGCCGCGCTCAAGCACTGGAACATCGACCCGTCCAAGGTACAGGTGCTCAACCTGGCGCCACCGGCGATCATCTCCGCCTGGAAGCGCGGCGACATCGACGCCACCTACGTCTGGGACCCGGCGCTGGGCGTGGCCAAGGAAAACGGCAAGGTGCTGATCACCTCCGGCGAGCTGAGCACGCTCGGCGCGCCGACCTTCGACGCCTGGATCGTACGTAAGGACTTCGCCGAGAAGCACCCGGACGTGGTCCGTGCCTTCGCCAAGGTCACCCTCGACGCCTACGCCGACTACCGCAAGGACCCACAAGCCTGGCTGGCCAATCAAGACAACATCGCCAAGGTGGTGAAACTCTCCGGCGCCAAGGCCGAGGACATTCCACTGCTGCTGCAGGGCAACGTCTTCCCGCTGGCCGCCGACCAGGTCACCGCACTCGGTGCGCCGACCACCCAGGCGATCACCGACACCGCCACCTTCCTCAAGGAACAGGGCAAGGTCGAGGCCGTGCTGCCGGACTACACCTCCTACGTCAGCAACCAGTTCATCACCAACTGAGTCAGCTGTGCCGGGTGCGCGCAGCCGCTGAGGCCACGCGCCCCGGATCGAGCATCGGGCCCCTGCCCCTTCGCGGGCAGGATGTCGAGGGGTCGCACGGACGCCACCTTTCGCTTATTCAACACAAGCAGAGAACCCATGGCCTTATTACAGCTGGAGCGCATCAGCGCACAGTACCCCGGCACGGCCGAGCCGGTACTGACCGACATTTCCCTGACCCTGGGGCCACAGCAACTGCTGGTGGCCCTTGGTCCTTCCGGCAGCGGCAAGACCACGCTGCTCAACCTGATCGCCGGCTTCGTCGCCCCCAGCGCCGGCAGCATCACCCTCGACCAGCGCCCCGTGCGCGGGCCCAGCGCCGAGCGCGGCGTGGTGTTTCAGGACGACGCCCTGCTGCCCTGGCAGAACGTGCTGCACAACGTTGCCTTCGGCCTGCAACTGGCCGGCGTCGAGCGTAGCCAGCGCGAAGCCCGTGCCCGCGAACTGCTGGCACTGGTCGACCTGGCGGGCTTCGAGCAACGGCGCATCTGGGAACTCTCCGGCGGGCAGAAACAGCGCGTCGGCCTGGCCCGCGCCCTGGCTGCCGACCCGCGCGTGCTGCTGATGGACGAGCCCTTCGGCGCGCTGGATGCCTTCACCCGTGAACAGATGCAGGAGCTGCTGCTGCAGGTCTGGCAACGCACCGCCAAGCCGGTATTCCTGATCACCCACGACATCGAGGAAGCGGTGTTCCTCGCCAGCGACCTGATTCTCTTGTCACCCAACCCCGGACGCATCAGCGAGCGCCTGCGCCTGGACTTCGGCCAGCGTTACGCCGCTGGTGAGAGCGCACGGGCGATCAAGTCCGACCCGCGCTTCATCGAAACCCGTGAACACGTACTGGCCCAGGTATTCGCCGAACGGCAAAGGAGAAGCGCATGAGCAGCCTGGAATTGCCCCTTCTGCCCCGCGTCAGCCGCGACAGGCAGCCTATCCCGGCCAAGCGCGAAGTGAGCCTGACGCTGATCAGCTCGCTGAGTATCGGCAGCCTGCTGCTGCTCTGGTGGGCCGTGACCAGCGCCGGGCTGATCGAACCGCTGTTCCTGCCCAGCCCGCAGGCCGTAGCGGCGCGCGGCTGGCAACTGATCACCGTCGGCTATATGGACGCCAGCCTCTGGCAGCACCTCGGCGCCAGCCTCGGACGCATCGGCCTGGGCCTGCTCGCCGCCGTGCTGACGGCAATCCCGCTGGGTATCGCCATCGGCCGCAACCGCATCGCCCGCGGCATCTTCGACCCGCTGATCGAGTTCTACCGGCCGATTCCGCCGCTGGCCTACCTGCCGCTGATCGTCATCTGGTGCGGCATCGGCGAGCTGTCCAAGGTGCTGCTGATCTATCTGGCCATCTTCGCGCCGATCGCCATCGCCA includes:
- a CDS encoding TetR/AcrR family transcriptional regulator, translating into MRYSEDHKAKTHQRIIEEAARLFRRDGVGATGLQPLMKTLGLTHGGFYAHFKSKDELVETALRHSVDTLRVSAGENASGPKPLAGFIKFYLSSAHRNDPGAGCPLPTMSSELGQRGQPSPITDEMVRNRLEMIAAELANDDADEQSVLMFCAMVGALSLSRSVSDPELSDRLLKTTRKLLLDQVDTAQTA
- a CDS encoding efflux RND transporter periplasmic adaptor subunit, whose product is MPPRRLSRLLPLIALLALAGCNSQADSTANTTTAPRLVLAAPVEPAAQHAAVYTGVVAARTESNLGFRVAGKVIERKVDPGMRVRRGDTLLVLDIEDFELALRAANNRVQAARAELNQARDDARRYQRLVSSGAISKQIFDQAATRLRVAEADLAAASSDANQVQNRRSYSTLKADADGVITEVQVDRGQVVGEGQIVARLAHDGAREAVIDIPETQRELAGNAAQAALFSTPAVSVAARLRELSAAADPATRTFRARYILDGASEPFPIGSTITLRLASDSATQQVRVPLGALYDAGKGSGVWLIDDEDRVHFKPVQVVRLEQEHALLGAGVNSGQRVVALGAHLLHEGDPVRLLPGQALALANAAQGKP
- the tauB gene encoding taurine ABC transporter ATP-binding subunit: MALLQLERISAQYPGTAEPVLTDISLTLGPQQLLVALGPSGSGKTTLLNLIAGFVAPSAGSITLDQRPVRGPSAERGVVFQDDALLPWQNVLHNVAFGLQLAGVERSQREARARELLALVDLAGFEQRRIWELSGGQKQRVGLARALAADPRVLLMDEPFGALDAFTREQMQELLLQVWQRTAKPVFLITHDIEEAVFLASDLILLSPNPGRISERLRLDFGQRYAAGESARAIKSDPRFIETREHVLAQVFAERQRRSA
- the tauC gene encoding taurine ABC transporter permease TauC — translated: MSSLELPLLPRVSRDRQPIPAKREVSLTLISSLSIGSLLLLWWAVTSAGLIEPLFLPSPQAVAARGWQLITVGYMDASLWQHLGASLGRIGLGLLAAVLTAIPLGIAIGRNRIARGIFDPLIEFYRPIPPLAYLPLIVIWCGIGELSKVLLIYLAIFAPIAIATATGVRNVDPAKLRAAQSLGATPVQLIRHVILPSALPDILTGVRIGLGVGWSTLVAAELIAATSGLGFMVQSAAQFLVTDVVILGILVIALIACTLELGLRALQRRLVPWHGQSH
- the tauA gene encoding taurine ABC transporter substrate-binding protein, which codes for MINTLFPRRLLATLTFAGLAFGAQAADFTVAYQTTVDPAKVAQADGAYEKASKSEIDWRKFDGGAEVITAVASGDVQIGYVGSSPLAAAATRQLPVQTFLIATQIGAAEALVARDGSGISKPEDLIGKKVAVPFVSTGHYSLLAALKHWNIDPSKVQVLNLAPPAIISAWKRGDIDATYVWDPALGVAKENGKVLITSGELSTLGAPTFDAWIVRKDFAEKHPDVVRAFAKVTLDAYADYRKDPQAWLANQDNIAKVVKLSGAKAEDIPLLLQGNVFPLAADQVTALGAPTTQAITDTATFLKEQGKVEAVLPDYTSYVSNQFITN
- a CDS encoding efflux RND transporter permease subunit: MRGLNLSEIAVRNPAVTLFLIIAVLASGIFAFGKLGRAEDPSFTVKVMTVTAAWPGATAREMQEQVADRLEKRLQELDYYDRVETIAQPGFVSMKVMFLDSTPPGAIQDVFYQTRKKLGDEASRLPQGVAGPFFNDEYSDVYFALYALEAEQLPHRQLVSMAEELRQGFLHLPGVKKVNILGEQAQRVFVEFSYERLATLGIKPEQIFEALAKQNNVAPSGFVETSGPRAYIRLDGAFDSLTQIENVPLLANGKVLRIADVASVRRGYEDPPTYRIRHQGTPALMLGVIMQKHFNGLDLDKALKDEEARLHAQLPLGVTFDKVADQASKIRLAVNEFMIKFFVALAVVMFISLLALGFRVGLVVAAAVPLTLSIVFVIMLMSGREFDRITLGALILSLGLLVDDAIIAIEMMVVKLEEGLDRISAATYAWSSTAAPMLTGTLVTIIGFLPVGFAKSGAGEYAGNIFWIVGFALIASWLVAVVFTPYLGVKLLPAIKPVAGGHDAIYASPGYARLRRMVEACVRHRYLVTGLVVGAFVLCILGMGVVKKQFFPNSDRSELMLEVYMPPGSAFKATEAVVEQLEQALRQEPQAKLVDAYIGGGPPRFFLSLNPELPDPAFAKLVVQTDSATEREALKLRMRQRIAAGEFPSARVRVTQLLFGPPVPFPVVFRLSGPDVDVLRGIAAEARTIVEANPLTRDTFIDWGERSSGYRLVLDQDRLRLLGFTPAEVKSQVNALLSGNPITQVREGTRSVSVMVRALGVQREQLGSIDDLTITNAAGLSVPLQQVGHFQPVMEEPILKRRNREITFEVRADIIDGTQPPDAELSAYADLQPLIAALPAGYHLAIGGPVEESGKANKALAVLFPIMILLMLVVIMFQVRSFGVMFMVFATAPLGLIGAVPSLLLFNQPFGFNAILALIGIGGILMRNTLIFTDQIRQNQDHGMPIREAIIEATVRRARPVILTALAAALAFIPLTFSVFWSSLAYVLIGGVLVGTLLTLLFLPALCTLVLARKRQPGTFTETTSLSL